A DNA window from Canis lupus dingo isolate Sandy chromosome 2, ASM325472v2, whole genome shotgun sequence contains the following coding sequences:
- the DDOST gene encoding dolichyl-diphosphooligosaccharide--protein glycosyltransferase 48 kDa subunit: MEAGAAARAWSLLWLLLPLLGPVCASGPRTLVLLDNLNLRETHSLFFRSLKDRAFELTFKTADDPSLSLIKYGEFLYDNLIIFSPSVEDFGGNINVETISTFIDGGGSVLVAASSDIGDPLRELGSECGIEFDEEKTAVIDHHNYDVSDLGQHTLIVADPENLLKAPTIVGRSSLNPILFRGVGMVADPDNPLVLDILTGSSTSYSFFPDKPITQYPHAVGKNTLLIAGLQARNNARVVFSGSLDFFSDAFFNSAVQKAAPGSQRYSQTGNYELAVALSRWVFKEEGVLRVGPVSHHRVGETAPPNAYTVTDLVEYSIVIEQLSNGRWVPFDGDDIQLEFVRIDPFVRTFLKKKGGKYSVQFKLPDVYGVFQFKVDYNRLGYTHLHSSTQVSVRPLQHTQYERFIPSAYPYYASAFSMMLGLFIFSTVFLHMKEKEKSD, translated from the exons ATGGAGGCCGGCGCCGCGGCCCGCGCTTGGTcgctgctgtggctgctgctgccctTGCTTGGCCCGGTGTGCGCCAGCGGCCCTCGCACCTTGGTGCTGCTGGACAACCTCAACCTGCGGGAGACGCACTCGCTCTTCTTCCGCAGCCTGAAGG ACAGGGCCTTCGAGCTGACGTTCAAGACCGCAGACGACCCCAGCCTGTCCCTCATCAAGTACGGGGAGTTCCTCTACGACAACCTCATCATCTTCTCCCCCTCGGTGGAAG ATTTCGGAGGCAACATCAATGTGGAGACCATCAGTACCTTCATCGATGGTGGAGGCAGTGTCCTGGTAGCTGCCAGCTCAGACATTG GTGACCCTCTTCGAGAGCTGGGCAGCGAGTGTGGGATTGAGTTCGACGAGGAGAAGACAGCTGTCATTGACCATCACAACTATGACGTCTCTGACCTCGGCCAG CATACGCTCATCGTGGCCGACCCCGAGAACTTGCTGAAGGCCCCAACCATCGTTGGGAGGTCATCGCTGAACCCCATCCTCTTTCGAGGTGTTGG GATGGTAGCTGATCCGGACAACCCTTTGGTATTGGACATCCTGACGGGCTCTTCTACCTCTTACTCCTTCTTCCCAGACAAGCCTATCACCCAG TACCCCCACGCCGTGGGGAAGAACACCCTGCTCATTGCTGGGCTGCAGGCCAGGAACAATGCCCGGGTCGTCTTCAGTGGCTCCCTGGACTTCTTTAGTGACGCCTTCTTCAACTCTGCAGTGCAGAAGGCGGCGCCCGGCTCCCAGAG GTATTCCCAAACAGGCAACTATGAACTAGCTGTGGCCCTCTCCCGCTGGGTGTTCAAGGAGGAAGGTGTCCTCCGTGTAGGGCCTGTGTCCCACCATCGGGTGGGTGAGACAGCCCCACCCAATGCCTACACCGTCACTGACCTCGTG GAGTACAGCATTGTGATTGAGCAGCTCTCAAATGGAAGATGGGTCCCCTTTGATGGTGATGACATTCAGCTGGAATTTGTCCGCATCGATCCTTTTGTGAGGACCTTCTTGAAGAAAAAAG GTGGCAAATACAGCGTCCAGTTCAAGTTGCCTGATGTGTATGGGGTGTTCCAGTTTAAAGTGGATTACAACCGGCTAGGCTACACGCACTTACACTCTTCCACTCAG GTGTCCGTGAGGCCGCTCCAGCACACGCAGTACGAGCGCTTCATCCCCTCGGCCTACCCCTACTACGCCAGCGCCTTCTCCATGATGCTGGGGCTCTTCATCTTCAGCACAGTCTTCTTACAcatgaaggagaaggagaaatctGACtga